Proteins found in one Saccharopolyspora phatthalungensis genomic segment:
- a CDS encoding ABC transporter permease subunit — translation MLPPISDVLDVGRYLAGTGELPRHLVISLRRIAIGFGVGATAGLVLGFAVGMSRLADGLFDRSLQMVRTIPHLALVPLMIAWFGIGELPKVLLVALGTLFPVYLNTVNGIRGVEPKLIELGRSYGLGGFGVIRRVVVPGALPSILTGIRYALGVAWLTLVVAETIASRDGIGFLAQNARELLRTDQIVLAVLLYAIAGFLADAVIRGIERLTLPWHPHFRRGA, via the coding sequence GTGCTGCCGCCGATCAGCGACGTGCTCGACGTCGGCCGCTACCTGGCCGGCACCGGCGAATTGCCACGCCACCTCGTGATCTCCCTGCGGCGCATCGCGATCGGTTTCGGCGTCGGGGCGACGGCCGGGCTGGTGCTGGGCTTCGCGGTCGGCATGTCGCGGCTCGCGGACGGCCTGTTCGACCGGTCGCTGCAGATGGTGCGGACGATCCCGCATCTGGCGTTGGTGCCGTTGATGATCGCCTGGTTCGGCATCGGCGAACTGCCGAAGGTGTTGCTGGTAGCGCTCGGCACGCTGTTCCCAGTCTATCTCAACACGGTCAACGGAATCCGTGGCGTGGAGCCCAAACTGATCGAGCTTGGCCGGTCCTACGGCCTCGGCGGGTTCGGCGTGATCCGCAGGGTCGTGGTGCCGGGCGCGCTGCCGTCGATCCTGACCGGCATCCGTTACGCGCTGGGCGTGGCCTGGCTGACGCTTGTGGTGGCCGAAACGATCGCCTCGCGCGACGGGATCGGCTTTCTCGCGCAGAACGCGCGCGAATTGCTGCGCACCGACCAGATCGTGCTCGCGGTCCTGCTGTATGCCATCGCCGGGTTCCTCGCCGACGCGGTGATCCGCGGGATCGAGCGGCTCACCTTGCCCTGGCATCCCCACTTCCGGCGAGGAGCGTAG
- a CDS encoding putative leader peptide, producing MTRRHRIGKVVVMSDHAELLFTSRRHIDLMRTAGDFCR from the coding sequence TTGACACGTCGGCATCGCATCGGGAAGGTAGTGGTCATGAGCGACCACGCCGAGCTGCTGTTCACCAGCCGTCGGCATATCGACCTGATGCGCACCGCCGGCGACTTCTGTCGCTGA
- a CDS encoding GntR family transcriptional regulator, translating to MAISASASVGDTTPYRAIRGRILGGELAPGSTLTSSGLAGELGVSRSPVREALSRLELEGLVERTVAGYLVPLRSAEEILEICDARIALDAAATQAAARHASELDLARLEHLLEQSRQAKDTADRLRLDHEFHLALRAAGRNSTISRLLDGLETRLAAHDSTSTSAPDNLELISHEHRRILEAVRDRDAEKARAEMTAHQTRARDLRIATLARRGG from the coding sequence ATGGCGATCTCTGCTTCCGCTTCGGTGGGCGACACGACGCCCTACCGGGCGATCCGCGGGCGCATCCTGGGCGGCGAGCTCGCGCCGGGCAGCACCTTGACCTCCAGCGGCCTCGCCGGGGAGCTGGGCGTCTCGCGGTCACCGGTGCGGGAAGCGCTCAGTCGCCTCGAACTGGAAGGACTCGTGGAACGCACGGTGGCGGGCTATCTCGTCCCACTGCGCTCGGCGGAGGAGATCCTGGAGATCTGCGACGCGCGCATCGCGCTCGACGCCGCCGCGACCCAGGCGGCCGCGCGGCACGCCTCGGAACTGGATCTCGCCCGGCTGGAGCATCTGCTCGAACAATCGCGACAGGCCAAGGACACCGCCGACCGGCTCCGGCTGGACCACGAGTTCCACCTCGCGCTGCGGGCAGCCGGCCGCAACAGCACCATCAGCAGGCTGCTCGACGGCTTGGAAACACGGCTCGCCGCCCACGATTCGACATCCACCTCGGCGCCGGACAACCTGGAGCTGATCAGCCACGAGCACCGCCGGATCCTCGAAGCGGTCCGGGACCGTGACGCGGAGAAGGCGCGCGCGGAGATGACGGCGCACCAGACGAGGGCGCGAGATCTGCGGATCGCGACACTCGCCCGCCGCGGCGGCTGA